A stretch of Natator depressus isolate rNatDep1 chromosome 2, rNatDep2.hap1, whole genome shotgun sequence DNA encodes these proteins:
- the CHMP5 gene encoding charged multivesicular body protein 5 encodes MNRFFGKSKPKVPPPNLTDCIGTVDSRAESIDKKISRLDAELVKYKDQMKKMREGPAKNMVKQKALRVLKQKRMYEQQRDNLSQQSFNMEQANYTIQSLKDTKTTVDAMKLGVKEMKKAYKQVKIDHIEDIQDQLEDMMEEASEIQDALGRSYGTPEIDEDDLEAELDALGDELLVDEDSSYLDEAASAPAIPEGTPTDAKNKDGVLVDEFGLPQIPAT; translated from the exons ATGAATCGATTCTTCGGGAAATCGAAGCCTAAAGTGCCGCCGCCGAACCTCACCGACTGCATCGGGACG GTGGATAGCAGAGCTGAGTCAATTGACAAGAAAATTAGTAGGCTTGATGCAGAACTGGTGAAGTATAAAGATCAGATGAAGAAAATGAGGGAGGGGCCTGCAAAG AATATGGTAAAACAGAAGGCTTTGAGAGTATTAAAGCAGAAGCGAAT GTATGAACAACAGCGGGATAATCTGTCACAACAGTCTTTTAATATGGAACAAGCCAATTACACCATCCAATCACTGAAGGACACAAAGACAACG GTTGATGCTATGAAACTGGGGGTGAAAGAAATGAAGAAGGCTTACAAGCAAGTCAAAATTGATCACATTGAG GACATACAAGACCAATTGGAGGATATGATGGAAGAAGCCAGTGAAATCCAGGATGCACTGGGTCGTAGTTATGGAACACCAGAGATTGACGAAGATGATTTGGAAGCAG AACTGGATGCCTTAGGTGATGAGCTTTTAGTTGATGAGGACAGTTCCTATTTAGATGAAGCTGCGTCTGCTCCAGCAATTCCAGAAGGCACCCCTACTGATGCaaaaaacaag GATGGTGTATTGGTGGATGAATTTGGACTGCCACAGATCCCTGCTACATAA